In Hoeflea ulvae, one genomic interval encodes:
- a CDS encoding carbohydrate ABC transporter permease, translating to MHPALQGLITIIVGVGGCVGYFYFSNQFLDKVLFPATGENAGRNINRANQVRPWLFLFPALFALGLYLAYPVVATLWLSLTDRDAGGAFVGLANYRQMFGESKFWEAMSNNMLWLIVVPAFSTGFGLLAAQLTDRISWGNIAKSLIFMPMAISFVGAAVIWKLVYDTRPADQDQIGVLNAVWLSFDGGVMSTLVFKIVPILILAVFAGLTAYFAYQTLRPVLRAEKGHGKAAWWALPLRVVAALCGAWLIWLSLRSIISLFFATLPYGEPQTWLTIPFWNSFFLMAVLVWIQTGFAMVILSAAIRGIPEETIEAAVIDGANPFQIFFKIKVPQIMGTIVVVWTTITIVVLKVFDIVFAMTNGQWETQVLANYMYDKLFRANDWGVGSASAMVIMLLVTPILVWNVYNARKETR from the coding sequence ATGCATCCGGCACTTCAGGGATTGATCACCATCATCGTCGGCGTTGGCGGTTGCGTGGGCTACTTCTATTTTTCCAACCAGTTCCTCGACAAGGTGCTGTTTCCCGCCACCGGCGAAAATGCCGGCCGCAACATCAACCGCGCCAACCAGGTCCGCCCCTGGCTGTTCCTGTTCCCGGCACTCTTCGCCCTCGGGCTCTATCTCGCCTATCCTGTCGTGGCCACGCTGTGGCTGTCGCTGACCGACCGTGACGCAGGCGGCGCCTTTGTCGGGCTCGCCAATTACCGGCAGATGTTCGGCGAATCCAAATTCTGGGAAGCCATGAGCAACAACATGCTCTGGCTGATTGTCGTGCCCGCCTTCTCCACCGGCTTCGGCCTGCTCGCCGCCCAGCTGACCGACCGCATCTCCTGGGGCAATATTGCCAAGTCGCTGATCTTCATGCCGATGGCGATTTCCTTCGTCGGCGCCGCCGTGATCTGGAAACTGGTCTATGACACGCGGCCGGCCGATCAGGACCAGATCGGCGTGCTCAATGCGGTCTGGCTCAGCTTTGACGGCGGCGTCATGTCGACCCTTGTGTTCAAGATCGTGCCGATCCTGATCCTGGCTGTGTTTGCCGGCCTCACCGCCTATTTCGCCTACCAGACCCTGCGGCCGGTGCTCCGTGCCGAAAAGGGCCACGGCAAGGCGGCCTGGTGGGCGCTGCCGCTGCGCGTGGTCGCGGCCCTTTGCGGCGCCTGGCTGATCTGGTTGTCGCTGCGCTCGATCATCTCGCTGTTCTTTGCCACGCTGCCCTATGGCGAGCCGCAGACCTGGCTGACCATTCCGTTCTGGAATTCCTTCTTCCTGATGGCGGTGCTGGTCTGGATCCAGACCGGCTTTGCCATGGTGATCTTGTCGGCCGCCATTCGCGGCATTCCCGAGGAAACCATCGAGGCCGCCGTCATCGACGGCGCCAATCCGTTCCAGATCTTCTTCAAGATCAAGGTGCCGCAGATCATGGGCACCATCGTCGTGGTCTGGACCACCATCACCATCGTCGTGCTCAAGGTCTTCGACATCGTCTTCGCCATGACCAACGGCCAGTGGGAAACCCAGGTTCTGGCCAACTACATGTATGACAAGCTGTTCCGCGCCAATGACTGGGGCGTCGGCTCCGCCAGCGCCATGGTCATCATGCTGCTGGTGACGCCGATCCTGGTCTGGAATGTCTACAACGCTCGCAAAGAAACACGCTGA
- a CDS encoding carbohydrate ABC transporter permease has protein sequence MHSSSKKSPLVWVVHISVVLLVALWLFPTVGLFVSSFRTADQIANTGWWNALFTQERQAPAIRISGDETQVDGEFVIDGRLFEAENVAISKWGTSSREPEAYVPGDVADLGDGEALTVAVDGSFRLSAPQSFGDSRLPRVFTTATTPPEFTLENYRFVLFDPNNREGMAKAFFNTLTVTIPATIIPIVIAAFAAYALAWMRFPGRSLLIAAVVGLLVVPLQLALIPLLRLHNDIGIGKGYLGAWLAHTGFGLPLAIYLLRNYMVGLPRDIIENARVDGATDFQIFVKIILPLSFPALASFAIFQFLWTWNDLLVALVFLIDSTGETTVMTKQIVELLGTRGGNWEILATSAFVSIAVPLVVFFAMQKYLVRGLLAGSVK, from the coding sequence ATGCACTCATCATCCAAAAAATCGCCTCTCGTCTGGGTCGTCCACATCTCCGTCGTGCTGTTGGTGGCGCTGTGGCTGTTCCCGACGGTCGGGCTCTTCGTCTCCTCCTTCCGCACCGCCGACCAGATCGCCAATACCGGCTGGTGGAATGCGCTGTTCACCCAGGAGCGGCAGGCCCCGGCCATCCGCATTTCGGGTGACGAGACCCAGGTCGACGGCGAATTCGTCATCGACGGCCGGCTGTTCGAGGCGGAAAATGTCGCCATCAGCAAATGGGGCACCAGCTCGCGTGAGCCCGAGGCCTATGTCCCGGGCGATGTCGCCGATCTGGGCGACGGCGAAGCACTCACCGTCGCCGTCGACGGCAGCTTCCGGCTCTCGGCGCCGCAAAGCTTTGGCGACAGTCGGCTGCCGCGGGTGTTCACCACCGCCACCACGCCACCCGAATTCACGCTCGAAAACTACCGTTTCGTGCTGTTTGATCCCAACAACCGCGAGGGCATGGCCAAGGCCTTTTTCAACACCCTGACGGTGACCATCCCCGCCACCATCATCCCCATCGTCATTGCCGCCTTTGCCGCCTATGCGCTGGCCTGGATGCGCTTTCCCGGCCGCTCGCTGCTGATTGCGGCCGTCGTCGGGCTGCTGGTGGTGCCGCTGCAACTGGCGCTGATTCCGCTTCTCAGGCTGCACAACGATATCGGTATCGGCAAGGGCTATCTCGGCGCCTGGCTGGCCCATACCGGCTTCGGCCTGCCGCTGGCGATCTATCTGCTGCGCAACTACATGGTCGGTCTGCCGCGCGACATCATCGAGAACGCCCGCGTCGACGGCGCCACCGATTTCCAGATCTTCGTCAAGATCATCCTGCCGCTGTCGTTTCCGGCACTTGCTTCCTTTGCCATCTTCCAGTTCCTGTGGACCTGGAACGATCTGCTTGTCGCTCTGGTCTTCCTGATCGATTCGACCGGCGAAACCACGGTGATGACCAAGCAGATCGTCGAACTGCTCGGCACCCGCGGCGGCAACTGGGAGATTCTCGCCACCTCGGCCTTTGTCTCCATCGCCGTGCCGCTGGTGGTCTTCTTCGCCATGCAGAAATATCTCGTGCGCGGCCTGCTGGCCGGCTCCGTCAAGTAA